In Hermetia illucens chromosome 1, iHerIll2.2.curated.20191125, whole genome shotgun sequence, one genomic interval encodes:
- the LOC119660118 gene encoding peptidyl-alpha-hydroxyglycine alpha-amidating lyase 2, giving the protein MASGKFVIVLAFLHIAYGNILPPFGYDELFKRPSEPKAVKNPPSPILVRDWPVDKYEFGQITGVAIDSSGNPAIFHRAERNWSQMESNYYDFIKRGPIQDKTVYILDHNTGAIIRGFGEGVFYMPHGLTIDPHGNYWMTDVAMHQALKFKPYENEPILTIGKRFQPGSSTSHLCKPTAVAVATTGEIFVADGYCNSRILKFNAAGHLLRTIPQPPEFMSLEIPHGITLLEHLDLLCIADRENMRVVCPKAGLRTSIGEGLPAATIQEPDLGRVFAVASYGDFVYAVNGPTSPMFPVRGFTIDPRSEKIVHHWGDFQNPHDITIGSNGTIHALYVVEIGPNRISKFFLI; this is encoded by the exons ATGGCTAGTGGAAAATTTGTTATCGTTTTGGCATTCTTGCACATAGCATATGGAAATATCTTACCACCATTTGGCTACGATGAACTCTTTAAACGACCTTCAGAACCTAAAGCTgtgaaaaatcctccatcccCAATTCTTGTGCGTGATTGGCCCGTGGATAAATATGAATTTGGACAAATCACCGGAGTTGCTATTGATTCAAGTGGAAATCCTGCAATATTTCACAGAGCTGAAAGGAATTGGTCGCAGAT GGAATCCAACTACTATGACTTCATAAAACGTGGTCCAATACAAGACAAGACCGTTTATATTTTGGATCATAACACAGGAGCTATTATCCGTGGATTTGGGGAAGGAGTATTTTACATGCCGCATGGTCTTACCATTGATCCTCATGGAAACTATTGGATGACTGATGTTGCCATGCATCAAGCTCTCAAG TTCAAGCCCTATGAAAATGAACCGATTTTGACCATTGGGAAAAGATTTCAACCCGGCTCATCTACAAGTCATCTTTGCAAGCCCACTGCTGTTGCTGTAGCAACTACTGGAGAG ATTTTCGTAGCAGATGGTTATTGCAACAGCCgcattttgaaattcaatgcTGCAGGGCACCTTCTAAGAACCATTCCGCAACCACCGG AATTCATGTCGCTGGAAATCCCGCACGGCATAACTCTACTGGAGCATCTGGATTTATTATGCATTGCAGATCGAGAAAACATGCGAGTTGTCTGTCCTAA AGCTGGATTGCGAACATCTATTGGTGAAGGATTGCCAGCGGCTACAATACAAGAACCAGATTTGGGTAGAGTCTTTGCAGTTGCATCATATG GTGACTTTGTTTATGCCGTCAACGGACCAACTTCCCCAATGTTCCCTGTTCGAGGTTTCACTATCGATCCACGTTCCGAGAAAATCGTTCATCATTGGGGTGACTTCCAGAATCCCCATGACATTACAATTGGAAGCAATGGCACTATACATGCCTTGTACGTGGTGGAGATTGGCCCAAATCGTATCTCAAAATTCTTCCTCATCTAA
- the LOC119660128 gene encoding protein lethal(2)essential for life: MSVVPLLFRDWWDDFDMPIRTSRLLDQHFGTGLRRDDLASSFWNSTPSILRSGYIRPWRNTALQKQDSGSTLNVDKDKFTVILDVQQFTPNEITVKTTDKFIIVEGKHEEKQDEHGFVARQFTRRYVLPVGINPNDVTSTLSSDGVLTITAPRKPLPPPTTERIVPITQTGSAKEESAPKMGLP; this comes from the exons ATGTCTGTTGTTCCATTGTTGTTCCGTGATTGGTGGGATGATTTCGACATGCCCATTCGTACTTCAAGACTCCTGGACCAGCACTTCGGTACCGGACTAAG ACGAGATGATCTTGCCTCATCTTTCTGGAATTCGACACCATCCATCCTCCGCAGTGGATACATCCGCCCCTGGAGGAATACCGCCTTGCAGAAACAAGACTCCGGTTCCACCTTGAATGTCGATAAGGATAAATTCACTGTCATCCTCGATGTTCAACAATTTACGCCGAACGAAATCACTGTCAAGACCACCGACAAGTTCATCATAGTTGAAGGAAAGCACGAAGAGAAACAGGACGAGCACGGTTTTGTAGCTCGCCAATTCACAAGGCGTTACGTCTTGCCAG TTGGTATCAATCCAAATGACGTCACATCCACCCTTTCTTCCGACGGAGTTTTAACTATCACAGCCCCAAGGAAACCCCTCCCACCACCAACTACTGAACGTATTGTTCCAATCACGCAAACTGGATCGGCCAAAGAAGAATCTGCAccaaaa ATGGGGCTACCTTGA
- the LOC119660138 gene encoding uncharacterized protein LOC119660138, with product MKSLLATLMMCTLMLESSNSRVVKRSYSDQSVRGYLTERTCWWNEVCKEEFQQMFRCKCPQWSYCRSPGRYYNAYCSMTNTGYIWTQPTWDWGP from the exons atgaaatca CTCCTTGCAACCCTCATGATGTGCACCCTCATGCTGGAATCTTCCAATTCGAGAGTTGTGAAACGTAGCTATTCGGATCAAAGTGTTCGCGGTTACTTAACAGAA AGAACTTGTTGGTGGAATGAAGTGTGCAAGGAAGAGTTTCAGCAAATGTTCCGTTGCAAATGTCCTCAATGGTCATATTGCAG ATCACCTGGTCGATATTACAACGCCTACTGTTCAATGACAAACACCGGATACATTTGGACACAACCTACTTGGGACTGGGGACCCTGA